Below is a genomic region from Aureimonas sp. AU20.
CGCATCTCTTTTCCCCAGAGCACCCGTTTTTTCTTGTTTTTTCTTGTTTTTAGAGGGAAATTTCTTTTTAAAATCAGATACTTGACCCCCCCTATTCTCCCTTTTTCCGGGTTTATTCTCCCTTTTTCCGGGTTTCATCTCCCTTTTTCCGGTCGTTTTCCACAGAGCGCCCCGTCCAAAAACCCTCTATTCTCCCCTTTTAAAATGAGGGGAGAATGACCCGGACCATGGGAGAAAAGACCGTTCAAAGCCTTGAGAATCTTGGTTCGGGATCATTGACGCCGACTTTGCCCGAACGCCTGTCCGGCGAGCGCTGGATCTCGATGCACAATGCGCTGAACCGGGCGGGGCACGGTCTCACCTTGTCGGAAAAGCGCATCGTCGCGACGGCCGCCTCCAAGCTCGGCAGCTACCGGCGACTGGGACCAGGCGAGGTGCCGGTGACGCGGATCACCGCGGCCGAATATGCCGAGGCCTTTGAGGTCGACATGACGACCGCCTACGAGGCGCTGCAGGGCGCCGCCCGGGCCTTGTTCGGCCGCTCCATCACCTTCTATGAGGCGGCTCATCGACGCCGCGGCAAGCCGGTGGAACCGACCAAGGTCCAGATGCGCTGGGTGGGAGCGGTCAAATATCACAGTGGCGAGGGCTGGGTGGAGCTGCACTGGTGGCCGCCGCTGCTTCCCTACCTCACGGGGCTGCGCAAGCAGTTCACGAGCTATCAGCTCAAACAGGCCTCAGCGCTGCGCTCGGCCTATTCCTGGCGCCTTCTCGAGCTACTGACGCGCTTCGAGGCGACCGGGAGGGCGGAATACGCGATCGAGGACTTCGCGCTCTCCATGGACGCCACGGAAAAGCAGCGAGCCGATTTCGGAAAGCTGCGCACCAAGATCTTGGAGCCAGCGGTGCGCGAGCTCTGCGAGAAGGACGGATGGCGGATCGACTGGAAGCCGGTGAAGGCGGGGCGGCGCGTGGTGAAGCTGCGCTTCGCCTTTAGCCGGGACGCGCAGGGCCGCCTGTTCGAGTGACGCTTGGCTTCACCCGGACGCGACGGCGGGATGGGACGAGGCAGCCGTCACGCGAGACGCGGAAGGCGGGATTTTGTGACGGGGCTCGGCGCCGACCACCCATCCGGGACAGGCGCGGTGGCTTTGAGCGAAGCCAGATGCCAGGCGAAGAGCATGATCGAATAGAAAGACCGTAGAGAGGCCGGATGAGTCTTTGGCTAGTTTGGTAGCCAAAAACAGCACGTCGCTCACCTACGGGCTTTCTCGTGGATCTGAGAGCCTATTCGTTGGGTGAAAGAGAGCTGGCAGATAGAAGCTGGGAGGAGGGGCGGAAGGCAAAGGCCGCCGATCGCTGAAACGAGCGCCGGCGCTGGCAGGCGCAGCCGAGCTCGAACTCCGAGACCCAGACAAGCAAAAACCCCCGCCTCGGGAGAGAACGGGGGTTTTTTGAAGGAAGGAAGAGAAGAAGATGCGATTGGCAGACCTGGCAGCGACCGACTTTCCCGCGTCTTAAGACGAAGTATCATGGGCGCTGAGGCGTTTCACGGCCGAGTTCGGAATGGGATCGGGTGCAGCCACCTCGCTATAACCACCAGGTCGGCCAATCGCATCATGCTGGAAGCTGTGTCTCGAAGAAGAAGCCCTTTCATCCCGGCAAGGCCTGGGATGAACATGGGCGAATGAGAACGATCAAGCCGATCGAGCTATTAGTACCGGTCAGCTTCACGCGTTACCGCGCTTCCACATCCGGCCTATCAACGTGGTCGTCTTCCACGGCTCTGATAGGGAATACTCGTTTCCAGGTGGGTTTCCCGCTTAGATGCCTTCAGCGGTTATCCCGTCCATACATAGCTACCCTGCACTGCGGCTGGCGCCACAACAGGTCCACCAGAGGTATGTCCATCCCGGTCCTCTCGTACTAGGGACAGATCCTGTCAATATTCCTGCACCCACGGCAGATAGGGACCGAACTGTCTCACGACGTTCTGAACCCAGCTCACGTACCGCTTTAATT
It encodes:
- a CDS encoding replication initiation protein, whose amino-acid sequence is MTRTMGEKTVQSLENLGSGSLTPTLPERLSGERWISMHNALNRAGHGLTLSEKRIVATAASKLGSYRRLGPGEVPVTRITAAEYAEAFEVDMTTAYEALQGAARALFGRSITFYEAAHRRRGKPVEPTKVQMRWVGAVKYHSGEGWVELHWWPPLLPYLTGLRKQFTSYQLKQASALRSAYSWRLLELLTRFEATGRAEYAIEDFALSMDATEKQRADFGKLRTKILEPAVRELCEKDGWRIDWKPVKAGRRVVKLRFAFSRDAQGRLFE